One window of the Pristis pectinata isolate sPriPec2 chromosome 13, sPriPec2.1.pri, whole genome shotgun sequence genome contains the following:
- the LOC127577264 gene encoding glucose-fructose oxidoreductase domain-containing protein 2-like, translated as MLPGVGVFGTGSTARVLVPLLRAEGFTIQALWGRTEEEAKQLAEEMNISFYTSRTDDVLLHQDVDLICINIPPPLTCQIAAKALGIGKNVICEKAATSADAFKMVKAARYYPKLMSIVDNVLRFLPAFIKMKQLIEEGYIGNVMICDVRVYWGSLLSSKYNWICDELMGGGGLHTMGTYIVDLLTHLTNKKAEKVHGLLKTFVKQNDNIHGIRHVTSDDFCFFQMLMNGGVCSTVTLNFNMPGPFIHEVMVVGSAGRLVARGTDLYGQKNTTFKEELLFADTMLVNAVGVREKAFGDIPLLYLKGIVYMVQALSKSFKDQEDRRTWAHKPVSMAASFEDGLYMQSVVDAIKRSSRSGEWEVIAVIAEEPDSNQNLCDALQRNNL; from the exons atgctcccAGGGGTTGGTGTGTTTGGGACAGGGAGCACTGCACGGGTTTTGGTCCCACTGTTGCGTGCTGAAGGCTTCACCATCCAGGCACTCTGGGGAAGAACAGAGGAAGAAGCCAAGCAGCTGGCAGAGGAAATGAACATTTCCTTCTACACAAGCCGGACTGACGATGTTTTGCTCCACCAAGATGTGGATCTGATCTGCATCAATATTCCTCCACCTCTCACATGCCAGATTGCTGCCAAGGCATTAG GTATTGGAAAGAATGTGATCTGTGAAAAAGCTGCTACTTCGGCGGATGCCTTCAAAATGGTGAAAGCAGCTCGTTACTATCCTAAGCTCATGAGTATTGTTGATAATGTCCTTCGGTTCCTGCCAGCATTTATCAAAATGAAACAGCTAATTGAAGAAGGCTACATTGGTAATGTCATGATCTGTGATGTACGTGTTTATTGGGGCAGTCTTCTCAGCAGCAAGTACAACTGGATTTGTGACGAGCTGATGGGTGGAGGTGGGCTTCACACAATGGGCACCTACATTGTAGACCTTTTGACTCACTTGACCAATAAGAAAGCCGAGAAGGTCCATGGCCTCTTGAAAACCTTTGTTAAGCAAAATGACAACATCCATGGTATTCGGCACGTCACCAGTGATGATTTCTGCTTCTTCCAGATGTTAATGAACGGAGGTGTGTGTAGCACAGTTACACTCAATTTTAATATGCCTGGCCCATTTATTCACGAAGTCATGGTTGTGGGATCTGCAGGACGTTTGGTTGCTCGGGGCACAGACCTGTATGGCCAGAAAAACACCACCTTCAAAGAGGAGCTGCTGTTTGCTGACACCATGTTAGTAAATGCAGTTGGAGTGCGGGAGAAGGCATTTGGTGATATTCCCCTCTTGTATTTGAAGGGCATTGTTTACATGGTGCAAGCCTTGAGTAAGTCTTTTAAGGATCAGGAGGACCGGCGCACTTGGGCTCACAAGCCGGTTTCTATGGCTGCTTCGTTTGAGGATGGTCTTTATATGCAAAGTGTTGTGGATGCTATTAAGAGATCCAGCAGATCTGGAGAATGGGAAGTCATTGCTGTGATAGCAGAAGAACCTGACTCCAATCAGAATTTATGTGATGCCTTGCAACGTAATAATCTATAA